The Sesamum indicum cultivar Zhongzhi No. 13 linkage group LG9, S_indicum_v1.0, whole genome shotgun sequence genome segment CAATAAGTTGACAGTAATGAAGTAAGATAAGATAATTGGAGATAATGCCCAAACAAAAAGATCTATTGTCACCAATATGCTTACCCATCGGCTCTACCACATTGTCCTGGGCGAGATGAAATGCAAGCCAACAACCTTCCTGAACTAAACTGCTCCTCAACATGAGGATCAAGCTTACGGGCCGCCTGTCGTTTCTCAAGTTTCCTTAACACATGATTGCTCTTCTTGGTTTCCTGGGCAATACCTTCTCCCTCCTGTCAAGttgattgaagaaaataagttaattgtcACTTATGGCTCTAGCAGGAAGTAGAATATCCTTATGTGCCAAGAAATTGTAAGCTATAGAATGATAGCAAAAACATGCATCTCTTCAAAAGACAAGTTATCATGATCATGTGAACACCTCAGCTTCATCTTTCTTTGCAGCTCCCTTCTTCTTCCGACCAATATCAACACCATAGTGTGTGAGGTACCACTGCTTAAAAGGGGCAGCATCGACCTGAACAATTGCACTCTTGACCAGTGTCTGAGTCCTGACAAGCTCATTGTTAGAGGCATTGTAGACAACATCCAGGATACGTGTCTTACGAGTGATAGCCTCACTACCCCATGAATAGTTTCCTGTGTTCAATCTCAAGGCCCTCCATTTCACATTTCCACCTCGAACACGAATTCTTCTGACTGTTTTCTGGAGGGTGTCAAGCTTGGTGTTTGCAGGCTGGCGACCAAGCTCATACCTTGACAAGtcataaataacaaatacaatCTATGATCAATCCCAAGGAAATTCATGTCATCAAAGCTACCTATCTGAGCCGGACAGCAGAGGAATATTATGCACtaaaaagaatttcttttacCCAGGAAgcacaaaatatacaaatagtCCAAGGATTTGTATGCCTTAGAACAGTTAGAATCCCAGTATGAAAGGCACGGATAGCAGCAAGACCAATTACTCAGCCAAGCCATATTAAAGATGTATATTGAAAGCAGTAAGAAAAACACAATTCCATACACAACGGTACGTCCCATAAAATCAGTAGATTCAACGGAATAATGCACTCCGCTTTTGTGCAAGAAGCAAGCAATGCAGTAATTCAATCAATACTTTGCACTTTGAGGAAAAACTTATTCAAGCAATGACCAGCCATTACCCAGAAAATATGTACTCAGCCTAACCAACTTAGGCCcaataaaggaaaaagaaaagataaaactCAGGAAAACCATGTATCCAGATGTTTAAAGGACCTGTATTGGAACTTTAGAGAAACTCTTCACTCGAAAACAATCAACAGCTAGTTATAGATCCCGGGACATTAACaccaaaaaagaaaccatGGGGTAACTACAAAAAACAACCAaccccacccacccaccccaAGCGAAAAACAAAAGCTAAGAGAAGAAGCACATACTTTCGCTTCTTCCTCCAAGACTTCTTCTTGCCACCAGTGGCACGCCTCTTGTGCATTGAATCACGTGAAATACCTGCAAATCCGCCATGTCCGTTTCAAAACACACACCAAATAGACGAAAATAAAAGCACACGCCTTAAAGTGTGCGTGTGTCGTATAGAAGGCTTGGTGGACGTACCCATGTTTGTCGACGATGAGATAAGCTGTCTCCCACGCCCTCTCCCCCTTCCCCGTGAACCCTtgaacacaaaaatattaactacagGTTGAATAAAACCCTAAATTGTGTTGGGCCTTGTAAGTATTTGGTTCTGTATTATTGGGTTCACTCCATCATCCCAATGAACCCACTTGGGCCCATTAACTTTTGCAACTTTTGTTTAAACGATAATTAAACAGTCTTTCGGCGTATTACACGTTGCGTTTTTATAGTTATCACTAGTGTCACCAACGTCTGATTTGTTCCGACAGATTCAtctatgaataaaatttatgaaatttattaatatcaatcaAATTCActgcaaattaattatttagagtgatgtgcataaaaattagttgaCACAAAGAGGACCAAGTGatccaaaaaagaagaaaaaaatgagagacCCGTAGCATCCTAGGAGCCCCAAGAGGACTTGAAAGGCGGCCTTGGTGGGTGCCCCTAAAAAAACAGATTGAGAAAGGGAAGAGGCTGAAGAATCCTCCTACTCGGACCATGATTAAAGCCCGACAAATATTCGGTCCAAAAGGCCCACACACATGGCAGTCCACTCTCCTATGTGGCATCTCGTTAACAACCATATTGGACTACATTAGCCCTAGGAAGACCCCCCTAGCCGCTAAGACTCCTCACAGATGAGGGGTCTCCCAAGACAAAGTAAGGAAAGATTCCCTAACAACTAAGACTCCTTAACAGCTAGAACTCTTGTCAGACGAGGAAGGTACCCCCAAAATCCTAGACTATATGGCATCTTGGACTCCCTAGCGGTTAGGTGTCCTTCTTGATGAAGAATCCAACAAAACTCAGAGATAAGGACTCAAAAACATttctaaaaaaagataaagatcAAATTATGACTTATCCAAACAGTCTTTATCCACTTTTTTCGAGAATAGAAGGCACCctcctataaatacaggtttaCTCTTTCATACTGAGCGCACTTGCAGACACCTTCATGAAACCTTCTAATGTCTCCCACACTTTTCTTACTCTCTAAATCATCTCTCTCATTCTCTAAACACTTCTTAAACActttctaaatattttctaagcaCTCCAAAAGCATATTATCAAGTTGTTTTACACTTTTCACCGACTTTATTCATCATATCTTAAtttcaattacatttatttattttttggctttattccatctcaaattcaatattaactTGGGCGTCGAAGTGCTAACGCCTTTTTTACAGGTCTCCTTCTTTAGGATTTGCATTCACTTCGGTCCAAATTTTGAGCATAATCCATATCAATttaacccatgcattttttgaaCGCATCATTGGCACCGTTTGTcgaaaaattaagttaaatacGTGAATTACCATGGAAACCCTCAGCATCCACACAAGCAAACAAAAGTTTGTGGAGGTACCCGGCAACAATCAGACATTGCAAGTTGTTGCAGGAACACCCCTGGCTCCCACCAGTATGGTACCCCCTATCAGTGGGGCAGCCCTCGCCAGTGGAGCAATAGTTCCAGGACCCCCCCAACTTACTGACCCGCTAACTGAGCCTCCACGCCACAGTCTCTTCTCAGACACCTCCTCGGGGAGCTCCCTCCAGAACTCCTATGGACCACACAACAAATGATCACAATGGCCATATGGGAGCAAATAGTGACACTAATCCAAGTCTGCACGATAACTCCATTAGACAGGGATGTCCATAAGGAAGGAAATCAAAGGGTATTCCCTGCCCTCGCACCGCTAGTCTCAAAAGCCCGGGGACTCACCCCCCTTGCAAATTCAGTGGGACGTCCCTCCTCAGTAGCTCGCACATCTAGAATGCCTGTAGAAAGGCCTCCAAGACGTCCAGTACCAAATCGCGGGAACGCCCTCGGAGAAGCAGCAGGGTATCCCCTTTAGTGAAGTAAAATTATAGTAGACGCACTGCCCCTCAACCTGAAAGGAGCCAACCTGCCAAAGCACGATGGAACCACGGATTTCTAAGAGCACCTCTCCTACTTTGAGAATGGTGCTCTTCTTCACCGTTACAATGATAGGGTTAAGTGTCTGTTTGTAACCACCTTCACACGATCGGCCCAATAATGGTTCAATTGCTTTTGGGATCCATCCGATCATTCGGAGAATTTCgctctctctatttttctatcaatttgCCAACAGTAATGATGTCAAAAGACAATCATGAGCCTTTTCTCTTTACAACAAAGAGAAGGGGAATCACTAATGACGTATCTTCAACGCTTTAATTTAGCGGTCTTAGAGGTTCCTACTGCAACATCTAATACACTAATTTGTTATGTAGGGATTACAAGATGGAAATTTTTTCAAGTCCTTAACTAAGAAGACCCCTCGCAATTTTTACAACCTCCTAGCACTAGTTGAACAATACATCAACTTGGAGAAAGCTAGGGAGTATAAGAATGTTGTCTTTGATGAAAAAAGTAACGAACAATAGGATGATGACATATTCCACCCAGACGCCTTCTAAGAGTAAACCCTGCCCTGAGGCAGGCATCCTCCTCAAAAAATCCTGCACTAAGAGGGCATCcccttagaaaaaaaaagctcTACCCCAAGTCATCctcttagaaaaaaaaaaagaagctcTGCCCCAAAGAGGCATCCCCCTCACCGAATATTTCACATACGAACTTCCCTCAAGGagtatctttaatattttaatttgataatctTGGAGACTTATTTTACCCCCTTCGGTATGTTAACATGTGCCCCTAGGAATTTCACGAGGAAGGCATCCCTCTCATAAAAAACTCTATCTTCCACACAAGCACAGATGCCCTTCTTCGGGTTGGCACTTAGGTATTTCTTTGGGGGGATTTGTAAGCTCTATCTCGTGCAGGCACCTAAGCCCTCCTCCGCGAAGGCATCTAAGCCCTACTTACGACGAATaccttattttttctttggcGAGG includes the following:
- the LOC105170119 gene encoding 40S ribosomal protein S8 — protein: MGISRDSMHKRRATGGKKKSWRKKRKYELGRQPANTKLDTLQKTVRRIRVRGGNVKWRALRLNTGNYSWGSEAITRKTRILDVVYNASNNELVRTQTLVKSAIVQVDAAPFKQWYLTHYGVDIGRKKKGAAKKDEAEEGEGIAQETKKSNHVLRKLEKRQAARKLDPHVEEQFSSGRLLACISSRPGQCGRADGYILEGKELEFYMKKIQKKKGKAAGGA